The DNA segment TAAAGACCGATTTTTTCTACCATTTCGTAGTGCCCTACTTTATCAAAGCGTCCGTTCATAGTAGCAATTGCCAACCAAATTAAAAGTATTACACCTACTAATACGTGCAAGCCGTGAAAGCCTGTGATGATAAAGAACAACTGTCCAAAGTTTACCACTTTTGTTGCAGCCGATGCTGTAGTTGCTGTCATTCCATCGTGGATCAAGTGAGTCCACTCCAAGTATTGGCATCCCAAAAACATTGCTCCGCAAAGAATGGTTGGAATTAAAAACTTAACCACGCCCCATTTATTCATTAAATAACCCTCTTGCACAGCACGCACCATAGTATAAGAACTTACTATGAGTAAGAAAGTCATAAAACTCACAAATACCAATGGTGCATTTACACCATGAAAAATATCTAATGGTATGGAGTTAAAAACCTCTGCCGCTTTGGGCCAATTATCAGCCATTGCAAAGCGTAAAGAACCGTAAGTAATTAAGAAACTGGCAAAGGTAAATGTATCGCTGATGAGGAAATACCACATCATTACTTTACCATACCCTGCTTTAAATGGGCTTTTACCCCCATTCCAAAGTTCCTTTTCACTTGCGTGAGTGTTTCCGTGTTCGTGCGAAATTGATGCTGTAGCCATCTTTTAGTTACAATTTATTTCCTTGTTTACAATTTTATACTTTTCCCTTTTGTCTTTCTATTGATAATTAAGATAGAAAAACATGAATAAATAAACCCACACAATATCTACATAATGCCAATATGTTACCAGCATTTCCAAATTAAAAACTCTTTTTGGATTTGCTATATTCTTCAATTCAAAAATAGGATCTCTACGCGAACGAAAAGCTCCCGTTAAAAACACTATTGTTACTATCAATCCTCCTACAATATGGAAACCGTGCAAACCCGTTATTAAATAAATAAATGAGCCCGAAAGATTTCCCGTTAATGGCATTCCAATTGTAATAAGTTCTTTCCATCCTAATAATTGTAATACTAAAAACACACAAGCCATTACAAAACTCGCAAGCAATAAACCTCTAAAAGCGGTAAAATTCGATTTGCGGTATTGAAACAAACTTAGGTGCATTAACACACTTACCATTACTACTGCTACCGTACTAAACATAAATACCGTAGGCAAACGGAAGTTTTCCCATACTTGAATATCTGCCTTTTTTACAATTAAAGCCGATGTTAAAGCTGCAAAGAACATTGTCATGCTCGCCATACCGAGCCATAGAGCAAATTTTTGCGGGTGAATTCCCGTATATTCCATTCGCTCTTTCAACACCTCCTTATCTTTCCATGTATAATCCATGAGTTTCTACAACTTATCTATCAATAAAGCTAATTGCACTACAGGCAAATAAGCAAATGAACCAAACATCAACTTACGTGCCGAAGCATCATCGCACCGCATCCACAACTGTATAGACTGCCATAAAAACAGCGTACCCATAAAAATAATCACCAAGGTGCCACTAAAACCTACCATACCTAAGTAATAAGGCATAATAGAAACCACTAGCAGGGCAAAAGTATAAATCATTGCCTGCAGAGCAGAAAACTTATTCTTTCCTCCCGCACTGGGCAGCAACATGATATTTGCTTTCATATAATCATCAAACTGCACCCAAGCAATTGCCCAAAAGTGCGGAAACTGCCAAAGAAATTGAATAGCAAAAAGCAATATAGCTACAAAATCTATGCGACCAGTAGCACACACATAACCAATTACTGTTGGCAATGCACCCGGAAATGCACCCACAAATACAGCAATAGAATGAACACGCTTAAGTGGTGTATATAAAAATCCATAGCTCAGCAACGATATAGCCGCCAACACACCTGCGGTAGCATTAAACTGCTGCCATAAAAGCAATATGCCGGCAATACCCATTATTCCTGCAGCCAAAATAGCCTCCACCACACTCATTCGCCCGGCAGGCAAAGGACGTGTAAGTGTTCTCGCCATCAACTTATCGCTGTCGCGCTCAATAATTTGGTTTATTGCATTAGAAGCACCTGTTACCAAAAAGCCACCTAATACTATCCAAAATATAGCTGCCAAATTGTAAGTACCTGTTATTCCTAAAAGGTAACCAATTACAGCAGAAAACACTACCAACGAAGCCAAACGCATTTTCATCAACTGCGCATAATCACTCACTTTCTGAGCAACCATACCTTTTGATGATGTAACTACTGCGTTCATTTTATTTTATTTTGTTTCCTTTCTTTTAATGTAACTTATTTATGTTCTACTTCTCCGGGCTTTAATGGTTCGGTTTGTGGAATAAAATCGCGACCATTGGTGCTATAATCATAAGGCCAACGATGTACAGATGGAATGTCGCCTTCCCAGTTACCGTGAATTCTTTCAACCGGAGCAGTCCATTCTAAAGTAGTACCTCCCCATGGATTGCAAACCTCACCTTCTACTTTCCTTCCTTTAAAAATACTGTGGAAGAAGTTTACAATAAATATCAACTGGCCAAAAAATACAACAATGGTAGATATTGAAATAAATGCTACCAAGCT comes from the Chitinophagales bacterium genome and includes:
- a CDS encoding cytochrome c oxidase subunit 3 — its product is MATASISHEHGNTHASEKELWNGGKSPFKAGYGKVMMWYFLISDTFTFASFLITYGSLRFAMADNWPKAAEVFNSIPLDIFHGVNAPLVFVSFMTFLLIVSSYTMVRAVQEGYLMNKWGVVKFLIPTILCGAMFLGCQYLEWTHLIHDGMTATTASAATKVVNFGQLFFIITGFHGLHVLVGVILLIWLAIATMNGRFDKVGHYEMVEKIGLYWHFVDLVWVYVFLCFYLL
- a CDS encoding cytochrome c oxidase subunit 3 produces the protein MDYTWKDKEVLKERMEYTGIHPQKFALWLGMASMTMFFAALTSALIVKKADIQVWENFRLPTVFMFSTVAVVMVSVLMHLSLFQYRKSNFTAFRGLLLASFVMACVFLVLQLLGWKELITIGMPLTGNLSGSFIYLITGLHGFHIVGGLIVTIVFLTGAFRSRRDPIFELKNIANPKRVFNLEMLVTYWHYVDIVWVYLFMFFYLNYQ
- the cyoE gene encoding heme o synthase, whose product is MNAVVTSSKGMVAQKVSDYAQLMKMRLASLVVFSAVIGYLLGITGTYNLAAIFWIVLGGFLVTGASNAINQIIERDSDKLMARTLTRPLPAGRMSVVEAILAAGIMGIAGILLLWQQFNATAGVLAAISLLSYGFLYTPLKRVHSIAVFVGAFPGALPTVIGYVCATGRIDFVAILLFAIQFLWQFPHFWAIAWVQFDDYMKANIMLLPSAGGKNKFSALQAMIYTFALLVVSIMPYYLGMVGFSGTLVIIFMGTLFLWQSIQLWMRCDDASARKLMFGSFAYLPVVQLALLIDKL